A single Anopheles arabiensis isolate DONGOLA chromosome 2, AaraD3, whole genome shotgun sequence DNA region contains:
- the LOC120895422 gene encoding serine-rich adhesin for platelets-like isoform X1, with amino-acid sequence MGTLTTSSTASSFSLVKSKIGGASYEEETTETRSMTERSGRTDTSGRSAALERAYVHDVYENCEEPNGQIRPKVAQFLGGLEPGSLVCDVGCGNGRYLSGFNPLIYTIGVDRCYRLTQVAHGKGGEVAICDNLELPFRDESFDAVLSLAVVHHFATTERRVGAIRELARILRIGGRVIITVWALEQRHRRFESQDVLVPWQPPRCKTGGISDDEDDDDFLPPYHAYTEDSTNSSRSAGDGDSSSLSSSSPGETCYSFVRRAIQKLAGSKRSPWFLESWSSRETKHDSSLDYEDAKDLPIELRRLEDFDDLPEPPLSAGLKSRSLGSILNPPPKTIVRSRSSVPSLGAQIPESKATPAAEPTPVSRRPKLVKQKQSLCDDVDYKFTESSAQAYREHGLRNESRVQLLRKQSSLNEELMAESRLREKERIRKRIQKQISLNESFLCRSLFTKRLQVIKEGFATKLKTSTGSLERVTKNGFVKIIQNIKAATPAAYHGGPTGGGGGGSGTGGGHPHHHHHHHHYHPHHHHPNHHHPHHLHHNPHGPPSGRPPYGYDSGDCTACPSCLAGMYPEHGGTGRFGDSGRHHRLSRNNSASGSGTSSNSSNGNGIGSNGNGAIAHDKLLASMGSSQDEASKPRRHSRESGSDSFRSTFIKRQRFADSSKDSSLQSDTSIESEDSFASVIYIPKPDQQQQQQQQQQQQPQQQQQVQSNGSCSMASGSNGSSSSTCSGGNGANGVTNSVADFFSPGAAMSCMPSSSVPTSPLVMPCPTPAHSPAPPRTKSGCVGFASDSADEQIPFSSASTASNSNQFTFEDTVILPWQLEQQETATKEPPGRSSTGATEPSVSETAIRSTSAGTNAADNAIASTTTKAIPSSCASKTEPPRTASRRNSSTEGKPHVSPQKANSQKITRQQIKDLPPIPKFRRSGNYPILRRQTSAAAGSSTAAPVPVPKLLSLELFNPETDDLDSDSSEPSSPDSIDSVISALRPSLSPLPAGNATGTGQQQPQPSGSGVTDAGILIPAVGVPTIPPLFEAAAVVAHKLEDVVDMAIPERVGTDGKPMRFNGLRNTTTGSSVLSHATDVDDHDSRQHLVDFAEKLSAQLLKELENEKKRNESFDEDDDVFAVDCRIRPGGAIESPPIVDPYLKKLNGDLRDLNQLRAELRERRLMLANLSNMGSGGGLGGQFGGSNDSLGPSYGSSMAPIIHEETDDDEEFNELEERRMHGLENVSSGSQPLAGSSVLKVVSSLKCKNLGGKTVDDFVIIPELDEDDPELSNDTTLLIQEEDSSEEHLHASLEPERPPGTVSGANVATSGTSNTTDNCRRRSKVSSFSSAKQLTAQSQAGGSFHHGSSSNNNSGSGKDATDPCGRWNCASVSVTPSLLTTLTTTTTTTTTTATMQATTSSLSSGLTTAGSSSAAHVPPAPATCSGIPICGGERKPLSATKKSSIPSFESHASVDSWAHSTSTASLDSPSIGGSATHHRYYHVFREGELDALINHHVTSLHIVSSYYERASWCVVAEKVHVWTI; translated from the exons ATGGGAACCCTAACAACCTCCTCAACTGCATCCAGCTTTTCGTTAGTTAAGTCCAAAATCGGAGGTGCCAGCTATGAGG AGGAAACGACTGAAACCCGCTCGATGACGGAGCGAAGCGGCCGAACGGACACCAGTGGTCGTTCGGCGGCCCTCGAGCGAGCCTACGTCCACGACGTGTACGAAAACTGCGAGGAACCGAATGGACAGATTCGTCCAAAGGTAGCACAATTCCTGGGAGGTTTAGAGCCTGGTTCGCTCGTGTGCGATGTCGGCTGTGGCAACGGACGCTACCTTTCCGGCTTCAATCCACTCATCTACACGATCGGTGTCGATCGGTGCTACCGCCTGACGCAGGTTGCCCATGGGAAGGGTGGTGAA GTAGCGATATGTGATAACCTCGAACTGCCATTTCGTGACGAATCGTTCGATGCGGTTCTATCACTGGCAGTGGTTCATCATTTCGCCACCACGGAACGGCGCGTCGGAGCTATACGCGAGCTGGCACGCATCTTACGCATTGGGGGTCGCGTCATCATAACCGTGTGGGCACTGGAGCAACGACACCGGCGCTTTGAGTCACAGGACGTACTCGTACCTTGGCAACCACCTCGCTGTAAAACTGGCGGCATTTCGGACGACGAAGATGACGACGACTTCTTGCCGCCGTACCACGCGTATACGGAGGACTCGACTAACTCGAGTCGTTCGGCCGGCGATGGGGACAGCTCAAGCTTGTCCTCATCTTCGCCTGGTGAAACATGCTACAGCTTTGTGCGCCGTGCAATACAG AAACTCGCAGGCAGTAAACGCAGTCCTTGGTTCCTGGAGTCGTGGAGCTCGCGGGAAACTAAGCATGACAGCAGCCTCGACTACGAGGACGCGAAGGATCTGCCCATCGAGCTCAGGCGCTTGGAAGACTTCGACGACCTGCCGGAACCGCCGCTGTCTGCTGGCCTCAAGAGCCGGAGTTTAGGTAGTATACTAAATCCACCACCAAAAACCATAGTTAGATCACGTTCAAGTGTACCAAGTTTAGGTGCTCAAATACCTGAATCGAAAGCGACCCCCGCCGCGGAACCGACGCCAGTGTCCCGCCGACCAAAGCTTGTGAAACAGAAACAGTCACTATGCGACGACGTGGACTATAAGTTTACCGAGTCCTCCGCACAAGCCTATCGGGAGCACGGGCTGCGCAATGAGTCGCGCGTCCAGCTACTGCGCAAGCAGAGCTCGCTTAACGAAGAGCTGATGGCCGAAAGCCGGCTGCGCGAAAAGGAGCGCATCCGGAAGCGCATACAGAAGCAAATCTCGCTGAACGAGAGCTTCCTGTGCCGATCGCTCTTTACCAAGCGGCTGCAGGTAATCAAGGAGGGCTTTGCGACCAAGCTTAAAACGTCGACCGGCAGCCTCGAGCGGGTCACTAAGAACGGCTTCGTTAAGATCATACAGAACATCAAGGCGGCAACGCCGGCCGCATACCACGGTGGACcgaccggcggcggcggcggcggcagcggtacCGGTGGTGGCCATccgcatcaccatcatcatcaccatcattaccatccccatcatcaccaccccAACCATCATCACCCGCACCATCTGCATCACAATCCGCATGGGCCACCGAGCGGTCGGCCGCCGTACGGTTACGATTCGGGCGACTGCACTGCCTGCCCGAGCTGCCTGGCCGGGATGTATCCGGAGCACGGTGGGACGGGTCGGTTCGGGGACTCCGGTAGGCACCACCGATTGTCCCGCAATAACTCTgccagcggcagcggcaccagcagcaacagcagcaacggcaatgGCATTGGCAGTAACGGCAACGGCGCCATCGCTCACGATAAGCTCCTCGCCTCGATGGGCAGCAGCCAGGACGAAGCGTCCAAACCGAGGCGACATTCGAGGGAAAGTGGTTCCG ACAGTTTTCGTTCTACTTTCATTAAACGACAACGTTTTGCGG ATTCATCCAAGGATAGTAGTCTGCAGAGTGATACCAGCATTGAATCAGAGGATAGTTTTGCATCTGTGATTTACATTCCTAAACCagaccaacaacaacaacaacaacaacagcagcagcagcaaccacagcagcagcagcaagtgcaATCGAACGGCAGCTGCAGTATGGCAAGCGGAAGTaatggtagtagtagtagtacgtGTAGTGGCGGAAATGGTGCTAACGGTGTAACGAACAGTGTGGCCGATTTCTTCAGCCCCGGAGCAGCGATGAGCTGTATGCCTTCCTCATCAGTGCCAACATCGCCTTTGGTGATGCCTTGCCCAACACCGGCCCACTCCCCGGCGCCTCCCCGAACCAAATCCGGTTGTGTAGGGTTTGCTTCCGATTCGGCAGACGAGCAAATTCCGTTCAGCTCTGCCTCTACTGCTTCTAACAGCAACCAATTCACGTTCGAAGATACGGTTATACTACCCTGGCAACTTGAACAGCAAGAAACGGCCACTAAGGAACCTCCTGGAAGGAGCAGCACTGGAGCCACCGAACCTTCCGTGTCCGAAACAGCTATACGCAGTACATCAGCTGGAACGAATGCTGCCGACAATGCAATCGCTTCGACGACCACTAAAGCGATACCGAGTAGTTGCGCTAGCAAAACTGAGCCACCCAGGACAGCTAGTAGAAGAAACTCCAGCACTGAGGGCAAACCACATGTTTCACCTCAGAAGGCAAACTCACAAAAGATCACACGCCAGCAGATCAAGGACTTGCCCCCGATACCCAAATTTCGCCGCAGCGGCAACTATCCAATCCTGCGCCGACAGACCTCGGCAGCCGCCGGCAGTAGTACGGCGGCTCCCGTACCTGTGCCAAAACTTCTCTCGCTTGAGCTGTTTAACCCGGAGACGGACGATCTGGACAGCGACTCGAGCGAACCATCATCGCCGGACTCTATTGATAGTGTGATCAGTGCACTCCGCCCTTCGCTGTCTCCGCTTCCCGCAGGCAATGCAACCGGAACtgggcaacaacaaccacaacccaGTGGGTCAGGCGTTACCGATGCGGGCATTTTGATTCCCGCTGTAGGAGTACCTACTATTCCGCCACTATTTGAAGCAGCTGCGGTTGTCGCACACAAGCTGGAAGACGTTGTGGATATGGCGATACCGGAACGCGTCGGAACCGATGGCAAACCGATGCGATTCAATGGACTGCGCAATACGACGACCGGCTCATCCGTACTGTCGCACGCTACCGACGTAGACGACCATGACTCGCGTCAACATTTGGTGGATTTTGCCGAAAAACTAAGCGCGCAACTGCTGAAGGAGctggaaaacgaaaaaaagcggAATGAAAGTTTCGATGAAGATGACGACGTATTTGCGGTTGATTGCAGAATACGCCCAGGTGGCGCAATCGAATCGCCTCCGATCGTCGACCCCTATCTTAAGAAGCTCAACGGTGATCTGCGAGATCTAAATCAGCTACGGGCGGAACTTCGCGAGCGGAGATTAATGTTAGCAAACCTGTCCAACATGGGATCGGGCGGCGGTTTGGGAGGTCAGTTCGGTGGGAGCAACGATTCGCTCGGCCCGAGCTACGGTTCATCTATGGCCCCGATCATCCACGAGGAGACGGATGACGATGAAGAATTTAATGAACTTGAAGAGCGCCGCATGCACGGGTTGGAAAATGTATCGTCAGGCAGTCAACCTTTGGCAGGCTCGAGCGTGCTAAAGGTAGTGTCAAGTTTAAAATGTAAGAATCTCGGTGGCAAGACGGTCGACGACTTTGTCATCATACCGGAACTGGACGAGGATGATCCGGAACTGTCCAACGATACGACTTTGCTAATACAGGAAGAAGACAGCTCCGAGGAGCATCTTCACGCGTCCCTTGAACCAGAGCGTCCCCCCGGAACAGTGTCGGGAGCGAATGTGGCAACTAGTGGGACAAGCAACACAACAGACAACTGTAGACGACGTAGCAAGGTGTCTAGTTTTAGCAGTGCAAAACAGTTGACGGCACAGAGCCAGGCTGGCGGAAGCTTCCATCACGGCAGCAGTAGTAACAACAATAGTGGCAGTGGCAAAGATGCGACCGATCCATGTGGTCGCTGGAACTGTGCTTCAGTTTCTGTCACACCGTCGCTACTCACAACAttaacaacgacgacgacaacgacgacgacgacggcaacgATGCAGGCAACGACGAGCTCACTGAGCTCCGGGCTGACCACAGCGGGAAGCTCATCCGCAGCACATGTGCCGCCAGCACCAGCGACCTGTTCGGGTATACCGATCTGTGGCGGCGAACGTAAACCATTATCAGCAACGAAAAAATCCTCCATACCCTCCTTTGAATCTCACGCCAGTGTTGACTCGTGGGCCCATTCGACCAGTACCGCGTCGCTGGACAGTCCGTCGATTGGAGGTTCTGCGACGCACCATCGATATTATCACGTGTTCCGGGAAGGAGAACTGGACGCGTTGATCAACCATCACGTTACCAGTCTACACATCGTTTCCTCTTACTACGAACGAGCGTCCTGGTGTGTCGTTGCGGAGAAAGTTCACGTATGGACAATTTAG
- the LOC120895422 gene encoding serine-rich adhesin for platelets-like isoform X2 — MGTLTTSSTASSFSLVKSKIGGASYEEETTETRSMTERSGRTDTSGRSAALERAYVHDVYENCEEPNGQIRPKVAQFLGGLEPGSLVCDVGCGNGRYLSGFNPLIYTIGVDRCYRLTQVAHGKGGEVAICDNLELPFRDESFDAVLSLAVVHHFATTERRVGAIRELARILRIGGRVIITVWALEQRHRRFESQDVLVPWQPPRCKTGGISDDEDDDDFLPPYHAYTEDSTNSSRSAGDGDSSSLSSSSPGETCYSFVRRAIQKLAGSKRSPWFLESWSSRETKHDSSLDYEDAKDLPIELRRLEDFDDLPEPPLSAGLKSRSLGSILNPPPKTIVRSRSSVPSLGAQIPESKATPAAEPTPVSRRPKLVKQKQSLCDDVDYKFTESSAQAYREHGLRNESRVQLLRKQSSLNEELMAESRLREKERIRKRIQKQISLNESFLCRSLFTKRLQVIKEGFATKLKTSTGSLERVTKNGFVKIIQNIKAATPAAYHGGPTGGGGGGSGTGGGHPHHHHHHHHYHPHHHHPNHHHPHHLHHNPHGPPSGRPPYGYDSGDCTACPSCLAGMYPEHGGTGRFGDSGRHHRLSRNNSASGSGTSSNSSNGNGIGSNGNGAIAHDKLLASMGSSQDEASKPRRHSRESGSDSSKDSSLQSDTSIESEDSFASVIYIPKPDQQQQQQQQQQQQPQQQQQVQSNGSCSMASGSNGSSSSTCSGGNGANGVTNSVADFFSPGAAMSCMPSSSVPTSPLVMPCPTPAHSPAPPRTKSGCVGFASDSADEQIPFSSASTASNSNQFTFEDTVILPWQLEQQETATKEPPGRSSTGATEPSVSETAIRSTSAGTNAADNAIASTTTKAIPSSCASKTEPPRTASRRNSSTEGKPHVSPQKANSQKITRQQIKDLPPIPKFRRSGNYPILRRQTSAAAGSSTAAPVPVPKLLSLELFNPETDDLDSDSSEPSSPDSIDSVISALRPSLSPLPAGNATGTGQQQPQPSGSGVTDAGILIPAVGVPTIPPLFEAAAVVAHKLEDVVDMAIPERVGTDGKPMRFNGLRNTTTGSSVLSHATDVDDHDSRQHLVDFAEKLSAQLLKELENEKKRNESFDEDDDVFAVDCRIRPGGAIESPPIVDPYLKKLNGDLRDLNQLRAELRERRLMLANLSNMGSGGGLGGQFGGSNDSLGPSYGSSMAPIIHEETDDDEEFNELEERRMHGLENVSSGSQPLAGSSVLKVVSSLKCKNLGGKTVDDFVIIPELDEDDPELSNDTTLLIQEEDSSEEHLHASLEPERPPGTVSGANVATSGTSNTTDNCRRRSKVSSFSSAKQLTAQSQAGGSFHHGSSSNNNSGSGKDATDPCGRWNCASVSVTPSLLTTLTTTTTTTTTTATMQATTSSLSSGLTTAGSSSAAHVPPAPATCSGIPICGGERKPLSATKKSSIPSFESHASVDSWAHSTSTASLDSPSIGGSATHHRYYHVFREGELDALINHHVTSLHIVSSYYERASWCVVAEKVHVWTI; from the exons ATGGGAACCCTAACAACCTCCTCAACTGCATCCAGCTTTTCGTTAGTTAAGTCCAAAATCGGAGGTGCCAGCTATGAGG AGGAAACGACTGAAACCCGCTCGATGACGGAGCGAAGCGGCCGAACGGACACCAGTGGTCGTTCGGCGGCCCTCGAGCGAGCCTACGTCCACGACGTGTACGAAAACTGCGAGGAACCGAATGGACAGATTCGTCCAAAGGTAGCACAATTCCTGGGAGGTTTAGAGCCTGGTTCGCTCGTGTGCGATGTCGGCTGTGGCAACGGACGCTACCTTTCCGGCTTCAATCCACTCATCTACACGATCGGTGTCGATCGGTGCTACCGCCTGACGCAGGTTGCCCATGGGAAGGGTGGTGAA GTAGCGATATGTGATAACCTCGAACTGCCATTTCGTGACGAATCGTTCGATGCGGTTCTATCACTGGCAGTGGTTCATCATTTCGCCACCACGGAACGGCGCGTCGGAGCTATACGCGAGCTGGCACGCATCTTACGCATTGGGGGTCGCGTCATCATAACCGTGTGGGCACTGGAGCAACGACACCGGCGCTTTGAGTCACAGGACGTACTCGTACCTTGGCAACCACCTCGCTGTAAAACTGGCGGCATTTCGGACGACGAAGATGACGACGACTTCTTGCCGCCGTACCACGCGTATACGGAGGACTCGACTAACTCGAGTCGTTCGGCCGGCGATGGGGACAGCTCAAGCTTGTCCTCATCTTCGCCTGGTGAAACATGCTACAGCTTTGTGCGCCGTGCAATACAG AAACTCGCAGGCAGTAAACGCAGTCCTTGGTTCCTGGAGTCGTGGAGCTCGCGGGAAACTAAGCATGACAGCAGCCTCGACTACGAGGACGCGAAGGATCTGCCCATCGAGCTCAGGCGCTTGGAAGACTTCGACGACCTGCCGGAACCGCCGCTGTCTGCTGGCCTCAAGAGCCGGAGTTTAGGTAGTATACTAAATCCACCACCAAAAACCATAGTTAGATCACGTTCAAGTGTACCAAGTTTAGGTGCTCAAATACCTGAATCGAAAGCGACCCCCGCCGCGGAACCGACGCCAGTGTCCCGCCGACCAAAGCTTGTGAAACAGAAACAGTCACTATGCGACGACGTGGACTATAAGTTTACCGAGTCCTCCGCACAAGCCTATCGGGAGCACGGGCTGCGCAATGAGTCGCGCGTCCAGCTACTGCGCAAGCAGAGCTCGCTTAACGAAGAGCTGATGGCCGAAAGCCGGCTGCGCGAAAAGGAGCGCATCCGGAAGCGCATACAGAAGCAAATCTCGCTGAACGAGAGCTTCCTGTGCCGATCGCTCTTTACCAAGCGGCTGCAGGTAATCAAGGAGGGCTTTGCGACCAAGCTTAAAACGTCGACCGGCAGCCTCGAGCGGGTCACTAAGAACGGCTTCGTTAAGATCATACAGAACATCAAGGCGGCAACGCCGGCCGCATACCACGGTGGACcgaccggcggcggcggcggcggcagcggtacCGGTGGTGGCCATccgcatcaccatcatcatcaccatcattaccatccccatcatcaccaccccAACCATCATCACCCGCACCATCTGCATCACAATCCGCATGGGCCACCGAGCGGTCGGCCGCCGTACGGTTACGATTCGGGCGACTGCACTGCCTGCCCGAGCTGCCTGGCCGGGATGTATCCGGAGCACGGTGGGACGGGTCGGTTCGGGGACTCCGGTAGGCACCACCGATTGTCCCGCAATAACTCTgccagcggcagcggcaccagcagcaacagcagcaacggcaatgGCATTGGCAGTAACGGCAACGGCGCCATCGCTCACGATAAGCTCCTCGCCTCGATGGGCAGCAGCCAGGACGAAGCGTCCAAACCGAGGCGACATTCGAGGGAAAGTGGTTCCG ATTCATCCAAGGATAGTAGTCTGCAGAGTGATACCAGCATTGAATCAGAGGATAGTTTTGCATCTGTGATTTACATTCCTAAACCagaccaacaacaacaacaacaacaacagcagcagcagcaaccacagcagcagcagcaagtgcaATCGAACGGCAGCTGCAGTATGGCAAGCGGAAGTaatggtagtagtagtagtacgtGTAGTGGCGGAAATGGTGCTAACGGTGTAACGAACAGTGTGGCCGATTTCTTCAGCCCCGGAGCAGCGATGAGCTGTATGCCTTCCTCATCAGTGCCAACATCGCCTTTGGTGATGCCTTGCCCAACACCGGCCCACTCCCCGGCGCCTCCCCGAACCAAATCCGGTTGTGTAGGGTTTGCTTCCGATTCGGCAGACGAGCAAATTCCGTTCAGCTCTGCCTCTACTGCTTCTAACAGCAACCAATTCACGTTCGAAGATACGGTTATACTACCCTGGCAACTTGAACAGCAAGAAACGGCCACTAAGGAACCTCCTGGAAGGAGCAGCACTGGAGCCACCGAACCTTCCGTGTCCGAAACAGCTATACGCAGTACATCAGCTGGAACGAATGCTGCCGACAATGCAATCGCTTCGACGACCACTAAAGCGATACCGAGTAGTTGCGCTAGCAAAACTGAGCCACCCAGGACAGCTAGTAGAAGAAACTCCAGCACTGAGGGCAAACCACATGTTTCACCTCAGAAGGCAAACTCACAAAAGATCACACGCCAGCAGATCAAGGACTTGCCCCCGATACCCAAATTTCGCCGCAGCGGCAACTATCCAATCCTGCGCCGACAGACCTCGGCAGCCGCCGGCAGTAGTACGGCGGCTCCCGTACCTGTGCCAAAACTTCTCTCGCTTGAGCTGTTTAACCCGGAGACGGACGATCTGGACAGCGACTCGAGCGAACCATCATCGCCGGACTCTATTGATAGTGTGATCAGTGCACTCCGCCCTTCGCTGTCTCCGCTTCCCGCAGGCAATGCAACCGGAACtgggcaacaacaaccacaacccaGTGGGTCAGGCGTTACCGATGCGGGCATTTTGATTCCCGCTGTAGGAGTACCTACTATTCCGCCACTATTTGAAGCAGCTGCGGTTGTCGCACACAAGCTGGAAGACGTTGTGGATATGGCGATACCGGAACGCGTCGGAACCGATGGCAAACCGATGCGATTCAATGGACTGCGCAATACGACGACCGGCTCATCCGTACTGTCGCACGCTACCGACGTAGACGACCATGACTCGCGTCAACATTTGGTGGATTTTGCCGAAAAACTAAGCGCGCAACTGCTGAAGGAGctggaaaacgaaaaaaagcggAATGAAAGTTTCGATGAAGATGACGACGTATTTGCGGTTGATTGCAGAATACGCCCAGGTGGCGCAATCGAATCGCCTCCGATCGTCGACCCCTATCTTAAGAAGCTCAACGGTGATCTGCGAGATCTAAATCAGCTACGGGCGGAACTTCGCGAGCGGAGATTAATGTTAGCAAACCTGTCCAACATGGGATCGGGCGGCGGTTTGGGAGGTCAGTTCGGTGGGAGCAACGATTCGCTCGGCCCGAGCTACGGTTCATCTATGGCCCCGATCATCCACGAGGAGACGGATGACGATGAAGAATTTAATGAACTTGAAGAGCGCCGCATGCACGGGTTGGAAAATGTATCGTCAGGCAGTCAACCTTTGGCAGGCTCGAGCGTGCTAAAGGTAGTGTCAAGTTTAAAATGTAAGAATCTCGGTGGCAAGACGGTCGACGACTTTGTCATCATACCGGAACTGGACGAGGATGATCCGGAACTGTCCAACGATACGACTTTGCTAATACAGGAAGAAGACAGCTCCGAGGAGCATCTTCACGCGTCCCTTGAACCAGAGCGTCCCCCCGGAACAGTGTCGGGAGCGAATGTGGCAACTAGTGGGACAAGCAACACAACAGACAACTGTAGACGACGTAGCAAGGTGTCTAGTTTTAGCAGTGCAAAACAGTTGACGGCACAGAGCCAGGCTGGCGGAAGCTTCCATCACGGCAGCAGTAGTAACAACAATAGTGGCAGTGGCAAAGATGCGACCGATCCATGTGGTCGCTGGAACTGTGCTTCAGTTTCTGTCACACCGTCGCTACTCACAACAttaacaacgacgacgacaacgacgacgacgacggcaacgATGCAGGCAACGACGAGCTCACTGAGCTCCGGGCTGACCACAGCGGGAAGCTCATCCGCAGCACATGTGCCGCCAGCACCAGCGACCTGTTCGGGTATACCGATCTGTGGCGGCGAACGTAAACCATTATCAGCAACGAAAAAATCCTCCATACCCTCCTTTGAATCTCACGCCAGTGTTGACTCGTGGGCCCATTCGACCAGTACCGCGTCGCTGGACAGTCCGTCGATTGGAGGTTCTGCGACGCACCATCGATATTATCACGTGTTCCGGGAAGGAGAACTGGACGCGTTGATCAACCATCACGTTACCAGTCTACACATCGTTTCCTCTTACTACGAACGAGCGTCCTGGTGTGTCGTTGCGGAGAAAGTTCACGTATGGACAATTTAG